One Echinicola strongylocentroti DNA window includes the following coding sequences:
- a CDS encoding sulfatase family protein, translating to MNPKIDIVGKSTTWALVATCIIASMFSCTTQKEEGEATASKRPNIIFIMSDDHAYQAISAYSDKLINTPNIDRIANEGMLFEKAFVSNSICAPSRAVILTGKHSHLNGLVDNAVKFDSTQVTFPKILRENGYQTAMIGKWHLKTQPTGFDYWKVLPGQGHYYNPEFRTKEGVVLDSGYVTDLITDFAIDWLDKAKGSDEPFMLMYQHKAPHREWLPTEENFREYANKEFPEPESLFDDYSGRGSAAKEAEMRIDTHMGVTSDNKIHPDIAKKMGYENFLTWYPHAYHNNLDRMSPSERAAWEEVYGPMNEAFEKANLRGDELTKWKYQRYMQDYLASIESVDENVGRLLDYLEENGLAENTIVVYTSDQGFYLGEHGWFDKRFMYEESFRTPLMIKWPGVIKEGSRNTDLVQNLDFAETFLDAAGVTIPKEMQGKSMLPLLKGEKVEWREALYYHYYEYPGIHAVKRHNGVRTDRYKLIHFYYDVDEWELYDLEKDPQEMNNVYADPAYADVKEKMHQKLDELVVQYKDEVVVPTE from the coding sequence ATGAATCCCAAAATCGATATAGTAGGAAAAAGCACTACATGGGCATTGGTGGCCACTTGCATCATCGCTAGCATGTTTTCCTGCACTACCCAAAAGGAAGAAGGGGAGGCGACAGCCAGTAAGCGTCCCAATATCATCTTCATCATGTCCGATGACCACGCTTATCAGGCGATCAGTGCTTATAGCGATAAGCTGATCAATACGCCGAACATTGACAGAATAGCCAATGAGGGCATGCTTTTCGAAAAGGCTTTTGTGAGCAACTCGATATGTGCGCCAAGTAGGGCGGTGATCCTGACGGGGAAGCACAGCCATTTAAATGGCCTAGTGGACAATGCCGTGAAATTTGACAGTACACAGGTGACTTTCCCCAAAATCCTAAGAGAAAATGGCTACCAAACCGCCATGATAGGAAAATGGCATTTGAAGACCCAGCCTACAGGCTTTGACTACTGGAAAGTACTGCCTGGTCAAGGGCACTATTATAATCCTGAATTCCGGACGAAAGAAGGGGTGGTATTGGATTCTGGTTACGTAACGGACCTGATTACGGACTTTGCGATTGACTGGTTGGATAAGGCGAAGGGGAGCGACGAACCTTTTATGCTGATGTACCAGCACAAGGCACCCCACCGGGAGTGGCTTCCTACGGAAGAAAATTTCCGAGAATACGCCAATAAGGAATTTCCTGAGCCTGAGAGTTTGTTTGATGACTACAGCGGTCGGGGCAGTGCAGCCAAAGAAGCTGAAATGCGAATCGATACGCACATGGGCGTGACAAGTGATAACAAGATCCACCCGGATATAGCAAAAAAAATGGGGTATGAGAATTTTCTCACTTGGTATCCCCATGCTTACCACAACAACCTAGATCGCATGAGCCCATCGGAGCGTGCTGCTTGGGAAGAGGTGTACGGCCCTATGAATGAAGCGTTTGAAAAAGCCAATCTCCGTGGAGATGAGTTGACCAAATGGAAATACCAGCGTTATATGCAGGATTATTTGGCGAGTATTGAGTCGGTGGATGAAAATGTCGGCAGGTTGCTGGATTACTTGGAAGAGAATGGCTTAGCAGAAAACACCATCGTCGTATATACTTCAGATCAAGGGTTTTACCTTGGAGAGCACGGGTGGTTTGACAAGCGGTTCATGTATGAGGAATCTTTCAGGACACCTTTGATGATCAAGTGGCCTGGCGTGATCAAGGAAGGCAGCAGAAATACCGATTTGGTTCAGAATCTTGACTTTGCAGAGACTTTCTTGGATGCTGCTGGGGTGACTATTCCAAAAGAAATGCAAGGCAAAAGCATGCTTCCACTGCTGAAAGGTGAGAAAGTCGAGTGGAGAGAAGCGCTTTACTATCACTATTATGAATACCCGGGTATCCATGCCGTGAAGCGCCATAACGGCGTGCGGACTGACCGATATAAATTGATCCATTTCTATTATGATGTAGATGAATGGGAGCTGTATGACCTTGAAAAAGACCCTCAAGAAATGAACAATGTCTATGCCGATCCAGCCTATGCAGATGTAAAAGAGAAGATGCATCAAAAACTGGACGAGCTAGTCGTCCAATATAAAGATGAAGTGGTGGTACCCACTGAATAG
- a CDS encoding DUF3307 domain-containing protein — protein sequence MNAAQFFILQLIAHMLADFYFQNDRLAAQKNTHGFRSPFLKWHILIVFLLSWGLSFQLYFVYGALVIALTHYIIDGLKVYLNRSKWLGNYAFFIDQVLHLAVIIVVTVAYALYLGLHPWWEVALSPRLLMAIFAYLACLKPSNIFIKEVLKAYQISVPGTNDLPNAGKLIGVLERILVLTFILLGEFQAVGFLIAAKSILRFKNDDILKAEYVLIGTLLSFGIAILLGTFVGLA from the coding sequence ATGAATGCAGCCCAGTTTTTTATCTTACAGTTGATTGCCCATATGTTGGCAGATTTTTATTTCCAAAACGACCGACTGGCAGCGCAGAAAAATACACATGGATTTAGGAGCCCGTTCTTGAAGTGGCATATATTGATCGTGTTTTTATTGTCTTGGGGATTGTCGTTTCAGCTGTATTTCGTCTATGGAGCCTTGGTGATAGCCCTGACCCATTATATCATTGATGGCTTGAAAGTCTACCTCAACAGGAGCAAATGGTTGGGAAATTATGCCTTTTTTATTGATCAGGTTCTGCATTTGGCAGTGATCATTGTCGTAACCGTGGCGTACGCGCTTTATCTGGGATTGCATCCTTGGTGGGAAGTTGCATTGTCTCCCCGATTACTCATGGCTATTTTTGCCTATTTGGCTTGTTTGAAACCTTCAAACATCTTTATCAAAGAAGTGTTAAAAGCCTATCAAATCAGCGTACCCGGAACGAATGACCTTCCCAATGCCGGAAAGTTGATCGGTGTATTGGAGCGTATACTTGTGCTTACTTTTATCCTGCTGGGAGAATTTCAGGCTGTTGGTTTTTTGATTGCTGCCAAGTCTATTTTAAGGTTCAAAAATGATGATATTCTGAAAGCTGAATATGTATTGATCGGTACTTTATTGAGTTTTGGTATTGCCATATTGTTGGGCACTTTCGTAGGGCTGGCATAG
- a CDS encoding glycoside hydrolase family 28 protein: MINRFQYHSLFVMLLGLALMAGCKQEQQKEESKQPNAWDQVAEILETIQAPEFPDRTFSITDYGAEGNGETDASKAIKEAIEACAEAGGGRVLVPEGDFVTGPIYLESNVNLHLKKGARLLFSTDPKDYLPLVYTRWEGVELMNYSPLVYAFEEENIAVTGEGVLDGQADETNWWPWKGKTQYGYTAGDPQQEDADKRHALFQMAEDKVPVEERKFGEGFYLRPQFVQPYRCKNVLIEGVKIVNSPMWILNPVLCENVTIQGVTVESHGPNSDGCDPESSKNVLIKDCYFNTGDDCIAIKSGRNADGRRINVPSENIIIQDCKMADGHGGVVIGSEISGGVRNVFAEDCEMNSPHLDRALRIKTSSMRGGVIEDIYLRNIDVGQIAQQVIRVNMFYEDSGAYVPTVRNIHVENMTVENGGKVGVLLEGYKSSPVENIKLENVSIKQVKEDFKFSNVKNVHFENVMINGKTVSYDQE; encoded by the coding sequence ATGATTAACCGATTTCAATATCATTCTCTTTTCGTGATGCTGTTAGGTTTGGCCTTAATGGCTGGCTGTAAACAGGAGCAGCAAAAGGAGGAAAGTAAACAACCTAATGCTTGGGATCAGGTAGCTGAAATATTGGAAACGATCCAAGCGCCTGAATTTCCAGATCGGACTTTTTCGATTACCGATTATGGTGCCGAAGGAAATGGAGAAACCGATGCCAGCAAGGCCATTAAAGAAGCTATCGAGGCATGTGCAGAGGCAGGAGGTGGCAGAGTGCTTGTTCCGGAGGGTGATTTTGTCACAGGCCCCATTTATTTGGAAAGTAATGTGAATTTGCATTTGAAAAAGGGTGCCAGGTTGCTGTTTTCCACTGATCCTAAAGACTATTTACCACTAGTGTATACCCGATGGGAGGGAGTAGAACTGATGAATTATTCCCCGTTGGTCTATGCATTTGAAGAGGAAAATATCGCTGTCACCGGAGAAGGTGTGTTGGATGGCCAAGCGGATGAGACGAATTGGTGGCCATGGAAAGGCAAAACGCAATACGGCTACACCGCAGGGGATCCGCAGCAGGAAGATGCAGACAAGCGCCACGCGCTCTTCCAAATGGCAGAGGACAAGGTGCCCGTGGAGGAAAGGAAGTTTGGTGAGGGATTTTACCTTCGTCCGCAGTTTGTGCAGCCATACCGGTGTAAGAATGTATTGATAGAAGGAGTAAAGATCGTCAATTCACCCATGTGGATACTGAATCCAGTGCTGTGTGAGAATGTGACCATTCAGGGAGTGACGGTAGAAAGCCACGGTCCCAACTCCGATGGCTGTGATCCTGAATCGAGTAAAAATGTCCTCATAAAAGACTGCTACTTTAATACAGGAGATGATTGTATTGCCATCAAATCAGGACGTAATGCAGACGGGAGAAGGATCAATGTGCCCAGTGAGAATATCATTATCCAAGACTGCAAAATGGCCGACGGACACGGTGGTGTCGTTATCGGTAGTGAGATTTCTGGTGGTGTACGGAATGTCTTTGCGGAAGATTGTGAGATGAACAGCCCACACCTGGACAGGGCACTCCGAATTAAAACCAGCTCTATGCGAGGCGGTGTGATCGAAGATATTTACTTGAGGAATATTGATGTTGGCCAGATTGCCCAGCAAGTGATCCGTGTAAATATGTTTTATGAAGATAGCGGTGCATATGTTCCCACGGTAAGAAATATCCATGTAGAAAACATGACGGTAGAAAATGGGGGAAAAGTCGGAGTGCTATTGGAAGGCTATAAAAGCTCTCCGGTCGAGAACATAAAGCTGGAAAATGTATCGATCAAGCAGGTAAAGGAAGATTTTAAGTTCTCCAATGTGAAAAATGTGCATTTCGAAAATGTCATGATCAATGGTAAAACGGTAAGTTATGATCAGGAATAA
- a CDS encoding Gfo/Idh/MocA family protein: MSKPLKFGIIGTGAIAEKHASAINELHSTELVAVCSSSAKRAKQAEREFHVKGYDSLEEFLAHPGLEVVCICTASGQHLEPTVKAAQAGKHVLVEKPIEISIDRADAMIQACEQHQVKLGVIFQNRFNEGYLLLHAAVKSGQLGKLLMGNAYIKWFRDREYYQSSHWKGTFSGDGGGAFINQGIHTVDLLLDIMGEAESVFGKVKTALYDIEGEDMGTALVTFRNGALGNITAGTALYPGYPERLEIYGTEGSVMLEGGKIVAWNVKNQASKVENPTHEASGAADPMAIGHALHLMQIEDMVMAIQENKPPLVTGAIAKKSLEVILGIYESSKTGNEIAL; encoded by the coding sequence ATGTCAAAACCACTAAAATTTGGGATTATCGGTACTGGTGCTATCGCTGAAAAGCATGCTTCCGCCATCAACGAACTGCATTCTACGGAATTGGTGGCAGTGTGCAGTTCATCGGCCAAAAGGGCCAAGCAAGCTGAACGGGAATTTCATGTCAAGGGCTATGATAGTTTGGAGGAATTTTTGGCACATCCTGGATTGGAAGTGGTGTGTATCTGTACCGCTAGTGGGCAGCACTTAGAGCCCACTGTAAAGGCGGCCCAAGCTGGGAAGCATGTTTTGGTAGAAAAGCCTATAGAGATCAGCATTGACAGAGCAGATGCGATGATACAGGCATGTGAACAGCATCAGGTAAAGCTTGGCGTTATTTTCCAAAACCGATTTAATGAGGGCTACCTACTGCTCCATGCAGCAGTCAAAAGTGGACAGTTGGGGAAGTTGTTGATGGGAAATGCCTACATAAAATGGTTCAGGGACAGAGAGTATTATCAAAGTAGCCACTGGAAAGGGACTTTTAGCGGTGACGGGGGAGGTGCTTTTATCAACCAAGGGATTCATACGGTGGATTTATTACTGGACATTATGGGCGAGGCAGAAAGCGTTTTTGGCAAAGTCAAGACAGCTCTTTACGACATCGAAGGAGAAGATATGGGAACGGCCCTGGTCACATTTAGAAATGGGGCCTTGGGCAATATCACAGCTGGGACAGCACTCTATCCTGGTTATCCGGAACGGTTGGAAATTTATGGTACAGAAGGCAGTGTGATGTTGGAAGGAGGTAAAATAGTCGCTTGGAACGTTAAAAATCAAGCGTCAAAAGTGGAAAACCCAACTCATGAAGCAAGTGGTGCTGCTGACCCTATGGCGATCGGTCATGCGCTTCATCTGATGCAGATCGAGGATATGGTCATGGCCATCCAAGAGAATAAACCTCCATTGGTGACGGGAGCAATAGCCAAGAAGTCCCTAGAAGTTATTTTAGGGATTTACGAAAGCTCCAAGACCGGAAATGAAATTGCTCTCTAA
- a CDS encoding VOC family protein, whose product MKFEHFAINVAQPRAMSDWYENHVGLSVVSKQDSSPFMIFLADDSGTIMLEIYNNPKAPVLDFNSQHPLVLHLALVSEDPDADRDRLVAAGAEVISDDILDDGAHLVMLKDPWGLALQLCKRAKPMLK is encoded by the coding sequence ATGAAATTTGAACATTTTGCGATCAATGTAGCCCAGCCACGAGCGATGTCCGATTGGTATGAAAATCACGTAGGGCTTAGTGTAGTCAGCAAACAAGATTCCAGCCCATTTATGATATTTTTGGCCGATGACAGCGGTACCATAATGTTGGAGATTTATAATAATCCAAAAGCTCCTGTGCTGGACTTTAATAGCCAACACCCTTTGGTGCTTCATTTGGCCTTGGTTTCTGAAGATCCGGATGCTGACCGTGATAGGCTAGTGGCTGCAGGGGCAGAGGTGATCAGTGATGATATCTTGGATGATGGCGCTCATTTGGTCATGTTGAAGGATCCTTGGGGGCTGGCACTGCAGCTTTGTAAGCGAGCAAAACCGATGCTGAAATAA
- a CDS encoding helix-turn-helix transcriptional regulator, translated as MEKTAVISGDIVSSTSLVKEDRLMLNDRLKDLIFCLSDKFDTYGRVLKGDYVECVCRKPHEALAVALAIKSFVKSIEVSDGEKSSDKNRIKLFKTHGIRLAIGYGELTTFDTENGVIDGEAIYLAGRKINEQSGRKKKRVVIKQTLFFESHEELLKEQFDPVMGLLDVLLSKATARQSEVLYWKLMGLNEDEIAEKFGVSQSVINQHSTSVGWNAIEDTVAYYNRTIKRHQP; from the coding sequence ATGGAAAAAACAGCCGTCATATCCGGAGATATTGTATCATCTACCAGCTTGGTAAAAGAAGATCGGCTCATGCTAAATGACCGTTTGAAGGACCTGATCTTTTGCCTCTCCGATAAATTTGATACATACGGAAGGGTGCTAAAAGGAGATTATGTGGAGTGTGTGTGTAGAAAGCCTCATGAGGCCCTTGCGGTGGCATTGGCCATAAAGAGCTTTGTTAAATCCATCGAAGTAAGCGATGGAGAAAAAAGCAGTGACAAGAATCGCATTAAATTGTTTAAGACACATGGTATCCGATTGGCCATAGGCTATGGTGAGCTCACTACTTTTGATACGGAAAATGGTGTGATAGACGGAGAGGCCATTTACCTAGCGGGCAGAAAGATCAATGAGCAATCCGGCCGCAAGAAAAAAAGAGTGGTGATCAAACAAACCTTGTTTTTTGAATCGCATGAAGAGCTGCTAAAAGAGCAATTCGATCCTGTGATGGGACTTTTGGATGTCCTGCTGAGCAAGGCCACAGCCCGACAGTCCGAAGTGCTGTACTGGAAGTTGATGGGATTGAATGAGGATGAAATAGCCGAAAAGTTTGGCGTTAGCCAGTCGGTGATCAATCAGCACAGTACCAGTGTGGGGTGGAATGCCATAGAAGATACCGTAGCCTATTATAACCGTACCATAAAGCGACATCAACCATGA
- the aqpZ gene encoding aquaporin Z: MKKLIAEFIGTFWLVLGGCGSAVLAAAFPELGIGFAGVALAFGLTVLTMAYAIGHVSGCHLNPAVSIGLWAGGRFEAKDLLPYIVAQVLGGIVAASVLYVIASDNAAFELGGFAANGFGEHSPGGYGMTAALVTEIVMTFIFLFVILGATHSKAPQGLAGVAIGLCLTLIHLISIPVTNTSVNPARSTSQAIFVGDWALGQLWLFWVAPIVGAILAGWVYKYLSPEK; the protein is encoded by the coding sequence ATGAAAAAGTTGATTGCAGAATTTATTGGGACTTTTTGGCTTGTATTAGGTGGCTGCGGTAGTGCTGTACTTGCTGCGGCATTTCCCGAATTGGGCATTGGGTTTGCTGGAGTGGCATTGGCCTTTGGTCTTACCGTTTTGACGATGGCCTATGCCATTGGGCATGTTTCTGGATGTCATTTGAATCCTGCCGTATCCATTGGATTATGGGCAGGGGGAAGGTTTGAGGCCAAAGATCTATTGCCTTATATCGTAGCTCAGGTGCTGGGAGGCATCGTGGCTGCTTCGGTGCTTTATGTCATTGCGTCCGATAATGCAGCGTTTGAGCTGGGAGGATTTGCTGCCAATGGATTTGGTGAGCATTCTCCAGGTGGATATGGGATGACAGCGGCATTGGTGACAGAGATCGTCATGACCTTCATTTTTCTGTTTGTCATTCTTGGTGCCACTCACTCGAAGGCTCCCCAAGGATTGGCGGGAGTGGCCATTGGATTGTGCCTTACGTTGATCCACCTGATCAGTATTCCAGTTACCAATACATCCGTAAACCCAGCAAGAAGTACCAGCCAAGCGATTTTTGTAGGAGATTGGGCATTGGGTCAGCTTTGGTTGTTTTGGGTGGCTCCGATAGTGGGAGCTATTTTGGCAGGATGGGTGTATAAGTACCTTTCTCCCGAAAAATAA
- a CDS encoding Gfo/Idh/MocA family protein, protein MKKINDDEVRWGILGVGDVCEVKSAPAMNLVDNSRLAAVMRRNEEKVKDYAKRHQVPKWYTDADELIKDPEVNAIYIATPPYAHKELTLKAAAAGKPVYVEKPMAKTYAECQEMIAACDKAGVPLYVAYYRRALPHFLKIKSLIDEGAIGEVRHVSIQMNQAPKPGLVSNLDDNWRVNPDIAGGGYFYDLASHQLDFLDFALGPIKTATGISANQAGLYQAEDMVVAAVEFESGVLGNGSWCFSSSDSDAKDQTIIYGSKGSISYETFGAGNVSLNTDNEGRRSFEFSLPKHIQMPLIQLIVGDLLGTALSPSDGLSGSRANRILENIVGK, encoded by the coding sequence ATGAAAAAAATCAACGATGATGAAGTGAGATGGGGGATTTTGGGAGTAGGAGACGTGTGTGAAGTGAAAAGTGCCCCAGCGATGAATTTGGTGGATAACAGTCGCTTGGCAGCGGTGATGCGGAGAAATGAGGAAAAGGTAAAGGACTATGCCAAGCGGCACCAAGTTCCCAAATGGTATACCGATGCGGATGAGCTAATCAAGGATCCTGAGGTGAATGCCATATATATTGCCACGCCACCTTATGCGCACAAGGAGCTGACCCTAAAAGCAGCGGCCGCTGGAAAGCCCGTATATGTGGAGAAACCAATGGCCAAGACCTATGCAGAATGTCAAGAAATGATTGCTGCCTGTGATAAAGCCGGAGTACCGCTATATGTGGCTTATTACCGAAGAGCGTTGCCCCATTTTCTAAAAATCAAATCCTTGATAGATGAGGGAGCCATCGGGGAGGTACGCCATGTGTCCATACAGATGAACCAAGCACCTAAGCCAGGGCTGGTAAGTAACCTTGATGATAACTGGCGGGTAAATCCGGATATCGCTGGTGGGGGTTATTTCTATGACCTAGCCTCCCATCAACTGGATTTTTTGGACTTTGCCTTGGGGCCGATCAAAACTGCCACGGGAATTAGTGCCAATCAGGCTGGGCTATATCAGGCTGAAGATATGGTCGTGGCTGCTGTTGAGTTTGAGTCGGGGGTGTTGGGAAATGGCAGCTGGTGTTTTTCCTCCAGTGATTCCGATGCGAAAGACCAAACTATTATTTATGGATCAAAAGGTAGTATAAGTTATGAAACCTTTGGAGCTGGTAATGTATCACTCAATACCGACAATGAAGGAAGGAGGTCGTTTGAATTTTCTTTACCTAAACATATACAAATGCCTTTGATTCAATTAATAGTGGGGGATTTATTAGGAACAGCTTTAAGTCCTTCTGATGGCCTCTCAGGAAGCAGGGCCAACCGCATTTTGGAAAATATTGTCGGTAAATGA
- a CDS encoding pectate lyase family protein, whose product MIRNKLFRFCLLMLCIHLSFFSHGQDAGQSESEKALAFPGADGFGKYTSGGRGGKVYVVTNLHDEGPGSLREAIRKKEPRIIVFVVSGNIKLKSSLDINHGDLTIAGQSAPGGGITLQHYPMKIKGDNVIIRYIRSRMGDEEGVQDDAMSSLRNKDVIIDHCSLSWATDECGSFYDNENFTLQWCIISESLNASVHEKGNHGYGGIWGGNKATFHHNLIANHASRLPRFNGARTSKDPQKEVVDFRNNVIYNWKSNNAYGGEQGHYNMVGNFYQPGPATTSNEDRVIEPYAPYGQFYLAENTNSNDCKVSQDNRLGVDGVEAAEKVLVGTPFPFIMGQETEKASIAYLRVLRNAGASYSRDQVDKRLLKEVRKGKSTAGKNHDGIIDSQDDVGGWPKLTSKKALRTRTEMACLINGRRKWDWIAMIHLMRQEIIFMNSTLTWRSI is encoded by the coding sequence ATGATCAGGAATAAGTTGTTCCGTTTCTGCCTGCTGATGCTGTGTATCCACTTATCATTTTTCTCCCATGGACAGGATGCTGGCCAAAGTGAAAGTGAAAAGGCATTGGCATTTCCAGGTGCAGATGGTTTTGGCAAATATACCTCAGGCGGACGTGGAGGCAAAGTCTATGTGGTCACCAATCTCCATGACGAAGGGCCAGGGAGTTTGCGCGAGGCGATCCGAAAAAAAGAGCCACGCATCATCGTGTTTGTAGTTTCTGGCAATATCAAGTTGAAATCAAGTTTGGACATTAATCACGGAGACCTTACCATTGCAGGCCAAAGTGCTCCCGGTGGAGGAATTACCCTGCAGCATTACCCTATGAAGATCAAAGGGGACAATGTCATCATCAGGTACATTCGAAGCCGGATGGGGGACGAAGAAGGCGTTCAGGATGATGCGATGAGCTCTCTGCGCAATAAGGACGTTATTATCGACCATTGTTCTTTGAGTTGGGCCACGGATGAGTGTGGTTCATTTTATGACAATGAGAATTTTACGCTCCAATGGTGCATCATCTCCGAAAGCCTCAATGCTTCTGTCCATGAAAAGGGCAACCACGGTTATGGAGGAATCTGGGGAGGAAATAAGGCTACTTTTCACCACAACCTGATCGCCAATCATGCCAGTAGGCTGCCCCGCTTCAATGGTGCCAGGACTAGTAAAGATCCGCAAAAGGAAGTGGTGGATTTCAGGAATAACGTGATCTACAATTGGAAGAGCAACAATGCTTACGGAGGGGAACAGGGGCATTATAATATGGTGGGAAACTTTTACCAACCAGGCCCGGCGACCACTTCTAATGAGGACCGGGTGATTGAACCCTATGCTCCTTATGGTCAGTTTTACTTGGCCGAAAACACCAACTCCAATGACTGCAAAGTGTCCCAGGACAATCGCCTGGGAGTAGATGGTGTGGAGGCTGCCGAAAAAGTACTGGTGGGCACTCCTTTTCCTTTTATAATGGGACAGGAAACAGAAAAAGCTTCCATCGCCTATTTACGTGTGCTAAGGAATGCTGGGGCGAGCTATAGCCGAGACCAAGTGGACAAGCGATTGCTCAAGGAGGTAAGAAAAGGTAAAAGTACGGCTGGAAAGAACCATGACGGGATCATTGACAGTCAGGATGATGTAGGAGGGTGGCCAAAGTTAACGTCCAAAAAAGCCCTAAGGACAAGGACCGAGATGGCATGCCTGATCAATGGGAGACGAAAATGGGACTGGATAGCGATGATCCATCTGATGCGTCAGGAAATCATCTTCATGAATTCTACACTAACGTGGAGGTCTATCTGA
- the yiaK gene encoding 3-dehydro-L-gulonate 2-dehydrogenase, with amino-acid sequence MEKRVDFSELQEVLKQVLLHYQFSSERASLSARLFAQSSLDGVPSHGLNRFLSYLSYIEKGLIAPSAQPEVEAKFGGFERWNGHLGPGNLNAHAAMKGAISMAKSTGVGCVALQNTNHWMRAGNYGWQAVEAGCIGICFTNTKPNMPGWGGSEPKLGNNPLVVAIPRKNGPVVLDTAMSQFAYGKMAIYAKAGKEMPYDAGFDGEGNLSRSPAEIIQRELALPIGLWKGAGLSLVLDMLAMLLSGGQATFEVEEQGSESGLSQVFLALNPMNFGLDAWMDERLDEVINDFKKSGVFKEGSALRYPGEHTLHVREDNMKRGVPVDEDIWSEIKNILA; translated from the coding sequence ATGGAAAAAAGAGTTGACTTTTCGGAGCTTCAAGAAGTCTTGAAGCAAGTGCTTTTGCACTATCAATTTTCATCGGAGAGGGCATCACTGAGTGCCCGATTGTTTGCCCAATCCAGCTTAGATGGGGTGCCATCTCATGGGCTGAACAGGTTTTTGAGTTATTTGTCCTATATCGAAAAAGGCCTGATCGCACCCTCTGCCCAGCCCGAGGTAGAGGCTAAGTTTGGCGGCTTCGAACGCTGGAACGGTCATTTGGGACCAGGGAATCTCAATGCCCATGCAGCCATGAAAGGCGCCATTTCCATGGCCAAATCGACAGGTGTTGGCTGCGTAGCCCTGCAAAATACCAACCATTGGATGAGGGCGGGCAATTATGGCTGGCAGGCCGTGGAGGCCGGATGCATCGGTATTTGCTTCACCAATACCAAACCCAATATGCCAGGCTGGGGCGGTAGTGAGCCAAAATTGGGAAACAACCCGTTGGTGGTGGCTATCCCGCGCAAGAATGGGCCTGTTGTACTGGACACAGCGATGTCGCAGTTTGCCTACGGAAAGATGGCCATCTATGCCAAAGCTGGGAAAGAGATGCCTTATGATGCTGGATTTGACGGGGAAGGAAACCTGAGCAGGTCACCAGCGGAGATCATCCAAAGGGAATTGGCGCTACCCATTGGCTTATGGAAAGGAGCGGGACTTTCATTGGTCTTGGACATGCTGGCAATGCTACTTTCAGGTGGGCAGGCGACCTTTGAGGTGGAGGAGCAGGGTAGCGAAAGTGGTCTCTCCCAAGTTTTTTTAGCATTGAACCCCATGAATTTTGGATTGGATGCCTGGATGGACGAAAGACTGGACGAGGTAATTAATGACTTTAAGAAAAGTGGAGTTTTTAAGGAAGGTAGTGCCCTTCGCTACCCTGGTGAACACACGCTGCACGTAAGGGAAGACAATATGAAACGTGGAGTTCCGGTGGATGAAGACATCTGGAGCGAGATCAAAAATATACTTGCATGA